In Oncorhynchus mykiss isolate Arlee chromosome 1, USDA_OmykA_1.1, whole genome shotgun sequence, the following proteins share a genomic window:
- the rp2 gene encoding protein XRP2 — protein sequence MGCWFSKKSKRKSPEKEPTPKTVEDKANSSSNANNIDLCSNTTEDPPKQYSWDKREKVDPKDFMLTGLKDATVGRLPGKLNGQQFVIQDCDNCKIFVLDHSATITIDDCTNCCIVMGPVKGSVFFRDCKDIKCVVACQQFRTRDCQKMEVFLCCATQPIIEASTGMKFGCFQYYYPELAFHFKDAGLSIFNNNWSNVHDFTPVSGETNWSLLPEDTVVLDHVPAPDPESEFKSVRVSAEASRSIVPMTKGGRRKESDESCLFVFFSGDYTTANARKLIDEASGKGFVLIQTKEVSMRPEDVSRVFQNDAEGLLEWITNGPVTALELNGDGVVEACKSMASDMFSGTKVFVSDNRNTSSRDVDNFFNFADMQMGL from the exons ATGGGTTGCTGGTTCTCCAAAAAATCCAAGAGAAAATCACCCGAAAAGGAACCTACTCCGAAAACGGTGGAAGATAAGGCGAACAGCAGCAGCAACGCCAACAACATTGACCTCTGCAGCAATACAACAGAGGACCCACCTAAACAATACAGCTGGGACAAACGTGAAAAG GTTGATCCTAAGGACTTCATGCTAACGGGGCTGAAGGATGCCACAGTGGGCCGTCTGCCAGGCAAGCTGAACGGACAGCAGTTTGTCATCCAGGACTGTGACAACTGTAAGATCTTCGTGTTGGACCACTCCGCCACCATCACCATCGACGACTGCACTAACTGCTGTATCGTTATGGGGCCAGTGAAGGGCAGTGTGTTCTTCAGGGACTGTAAGGACATCAAGTGTGTGGTGGCCTGCCAGCAGTTCAGGACCAGGGACTGTCAGAAGATGGAGGTGTTCCTGTGTTGCGCCACTCAGCCCATCATCGAGGCGTCCACAGGGATGAAGTTCGGCTGCTTCCAGTACTACTACCCCGAGCTGGCCTTCCACTTCAAGGACgcaggcctcagcatcttcaaCAACAACTGGAGCAACGTCCATGACTTCACGCCCGTCTCAGGGGAGACCAACTGGAGCCTGCTGCCTGAGGACACTGTGGTGTTGGACCATGTTCCAGCCCCTGACCCGGAGTCAGAGTTTAAATCAGTCCGGGTCTCAGCTGAGGCATCCCGCAGCATCGTACCCATGACCAAAGGAGGCAGACGCAAGGAGAGTGACGAGTCCTGTCTGTTTGTGTTCTTCTCTGGGGACTACACCACTGCTAACGCCCGGAAACTCATtgatgag GCCTCTGGGAAAGGGTTTGTGCTGATCCAGACTAAGGAAGTGTCCATGCGCCCCGAGGACGTCAGTAGAGTGTTCCAGAACGATGCAGAGGGACTCCTCGAGTGGATCACCAACG GCCCAGTGACAGCTCTGGAGTTGAATGGGGACGGGGTAGTGGAGGCCTGCAAGAGCATGGCCAGTGACATGTTCAGTGGAACCAAG GTGTTTGTTTCAGACAACAGAAATACTTCCTCTCGAGATGTGGACAACTTCTTCAACTTCGCTGACATGCAGATGGGCTTGTAA